Part of the Sulfuriflexus mobilis genome is shown below.
CGCCACTATAATCACCATGGCGATAACCGTCAGGGTCATCTGTACTGTTTCCTTACGTGTCGGCCAGACAACCTTACGTACTTCGACGCGCGCATCCTGGATAAATGCCCAGGCATCGCGACCCGCAGTTGTCTGCAAAGCGACGACCATAGCCACAATTGCCATTACCAGAACACCAACGACACGCAATACCATCTGCTGGTCGGCGAAATAATAAAAGCCTGTTATGCCTGCACCCAGAATAAGCAGTGCGAAAAGCATTTTAATTTTGTCTGCCATGCCTTACGTAACCTTGTTGCCGTCCGTTCAAACCATTCTGGCAGGCCAGGAGGGAATCGAACCCCCAACCCTCGGTTTTGGAGACCGATGCTCTGCCAATTGAGCTACTGGCCTATTACCTTGTTGCTGGTGATGCACAAAAGAGCGCTCGCGGCACGAGCGCTCTTTATGCAATTTTAAAAACCAGCTTTACTCTATGATCTTCGCGACGACGCCGGCACCCACGGTGCGGCCACCTTCACGAATTGCAAAACGAAGACCTTCTTCCATCGCAATC
Proteins encoded:
- the secE gene encoding preprotein translocase subunit SecE; translated protein: MADKIKMLFALLILGAGITGFYYFADQQMVLRVVGVLVMAIVAMVVALQTTAGRDAWAFIQDARVEVRKVVWPTRKETVQMTLTVIAMVIIVALILWGFDSFLAWLVQKLIG